Proteins encoded in a region of the Bacteroidota bacterium genome:
- a CDS encoding T9SS type A sorting domain-containing protein, whose product MKKIMILILLVNSLFAHAQWSDITPKQWGSGGWPQMLDSLNFYCITGDTVSPWQAMIIKTEDGGKSWTELCRSFTSPVELINDYIVLSKDSVVVFTHLKNIYVASDSGKTFQQLTNVPTGLQGIIGRYNFYSKFSKTIFIMTYNAGVYAQYKTEDFGQSWLPLNSDEPGKFAISQLNFINSKVGYSIGADFILFKTTDNGSNWIKVGSVPSSSGTFMKMQFVTESIGFYGNIYGIYKTTDGGKSWTKKIKGIYEINSSCWPTDMYFSDENNGWVVTYCGGSYHYYRTEDGGLNWGRLEFSLSSCKMAYITGFDKNNLTLWPYNGAKCVYRTNNGGGPYSGVNEKPDVENSIRIFPNPANNTLTISLNRETIKHAKAFIINLQGQTLLQSELVGKENSLDISNLPAGVYFVKVVDENGVWIEKVVKE is encoded by the coding sequence ATGAAAAAAATAATGATATTAATATTACTGGTTAACAGCTTATTTGCACATGCGCAGTGGAGCGATATCACACCAAAGCAATGGGGATCAGGGGGGTGGCCTCAAATGTTAGATAGCCTTAATTTTTATTGTATAACCGGAGATACCGTTTCACCATGGCAAGCAATGATCATAAAAACTGAAGATGGAGGTAAAAGCTGGACAGAACTATGCAGAAGCTTTACCAGCCCTGTTGAATTAATTAATGATTATATCGTATTATCCAAAGACAGTGTGGTAGTATTTACGCATTTGAAAAACATTTACGTTGCTTCAGACAGTGGGAAAACATTTCAACAATTAACCAATGTACCAACAGGCCTTCAAGGAATTATAGGCAGGTATAATTTCTATTCTAAGTTTTCGAAAACAATTTTCATAATGACTTATAATGCCGGAGTATATGCCCAATATAAAACTGAAGATTTTGGTCAGAGCTGGCTTCCTCTTAATTCAGATGAACCTGGAAAATTTGCAATAAGTCAACTTAATTTCATTAATTCAAAAGTAGGCTACAGCATAGGTGCCGATTTTATTCTATTTAAAACAACTGATAATGGCTCAAATTGGATAAAAGTAGGTAGCGTTCCATCTTCATCAGGAACATTTATGAAAATGCAATTTGTAACAGAATCAATTGGTTTTTATGGAAACATATATGGTATTTATAAGACAACAGATGGAGGTAAAAGCTGGACAAAAAAAATTAAAGGAATTTATGAAATTAACAGTAGTTGTTGGCCTACCGACATGTATTTCAGTGATGAAAACAATGGTTGGGTAGTTACTTACTGTGGAGGGAGTTATCACTATTATCGTACAGAGGATGGTGGTTTAAACTGGGGAAGACTGGAGTTTAGTTTATCTTCATGCAAAATGGCCTATATTACGGGATTCGATAAAAACAACTTGACCCTTTGGCCATATAATGGAGCAAAATGTGTTTACCGCACAAACAATGGCGGAGGACCCTATTCCGGGGTAAATGAAAAGCCGGATGTGGAAAATTCCATTCGCATTTTTCCCAACCCGGCAAACAATACCCTTACAATAAGCCTTAACAGGGAAACAATTAAACATGCCAAAGCTTTTATTATTAACTTACAGGGTCAAACACTCCTGCAATCCGAACTTGTTGGCAAGGAAAACAGTTTGGATATCAGCAATCTGCCAGCTGGGGTCTATTTTGTAAAAGTAGTTGATGAAAATGGGGTTTG
- the hflX gene encoding GTPase HflX: MVDKVVLVGIIKQKEREEIIKENLEELAFLAFTAGAKVMGRFTQRRDKPNSRTFVGPGKLEEIKEFVIENEVSLVVFDDELGPNQIRNIEKELECRIIDRTNLILDIFAKRAQTAQSKAQVELAQYEYLLPRLIGMWTHLERQKGGIGLRGPGETEIETDRRIIRSKISLLKKKLIAIDKQNKVQRKNRAQKVRVSLVGYTNAGKSTIMNMLSKSNVFAEDKLFATLDTTVRNVVINQITFLLSDTVGFIRKLPHRLVESFKSTLDEAREADILIHVVDLSHPDFEQHMQTVNETLAELKADHKPTLVVFNKIDKLSAAFLDELEIENENGILNSKLLEETYLATEHEHSIFISAIHKTNVKEFRKMIVELVIETYKNVYPHFPLSISGHYPSQN, encoded by the coding sequence ATGGTTGACAAAGTGGTTTTGGTTGGGATAATAAAACAAAAGGAAAGAGAGGAAATTATTAAGGAAAATTTGGAGGAACTGGCTTTTCTGGCGTTTACTGCTGGTGCAAAAGTGATGGGCCGTTTTACACAAAGACGGGATAAACCAAATAGCCGGACTTTTGTTGGTCCCGGCAAACTAGAGGAAATAAAGGAGTTTGTTATTGAAAATGAAGTATCATTGGTTGTTTTTGATGATGAATTAGGGCCTAACCAAATTAGAAATATTGAAAAAGAATTGGAATGCCGTATTATTGACAGAACCAATTTAATACTGGATATTTTTGCAAAACGCGCGCAAACTGCACAATCAAAAGCACAAGTAGAACTGGCACAATATGAATATTTATTGCCTCGCTTAATTGGTATGTGGACTCACTTGGAGCGTCAAAAAGGAGGAATAGGATTAAGAGGGCCGGGAGAAACTGAAATTGAAACCGATAGGCGGATAATCAGAAGTAAGATATCTCTTCTTAAAAAGAAACTAATAGCCATTGATAAGCAAAATAAAGTTCAACGAAAAAACCGCGCACAAAAAGTGAGAGTTTCCTTGGTTGGATATACCAATGCAGGAAAGTCGACTATCATGAATATGTTAAGCAAATCCAATGTTTTTGCTGAAGATAAGCTATTTGCCACCCTCGATACAACAGTCCGAAATGTTGTTATTAATCAAATCACTTTTTTATTATCGGATACGGTTGGCTTTATCAGAAAGCTTCCTCACAGACTTGTAGAGAGTTTTAAATCTACTTTGGATGAAGCAAGAGAGGCAGATATATTGATTCATGTTGTCGATTTGTCCCATCCGGATTTTGAGCAGCATATGCAAACTGTAAATGAAACATTGGCAGAATTGAAGGCAGATCATAAACCTACGCTTGTTGTTTTTAATAAAATTGATAAGTTGAGCGCTGCTTTTTTGGATGAATTAGAAATTGAAAATGAAAATGGAATCCTGAATTCTAAGCTGTTAGAAGAAACCTATCTGGCTACTGAACACGAGCATTCGATATTTATTTCAGCAATACACAAAACGAATGTGAAGGAATTCAGGAAAATGATAGTAGAATTGGTTATCGAAACCTATAAAAATGTATATCCACACTTTCCACTTTCAATTAGTGGACATTATCCAAGTCAAAATTAA
- a CDS encoding ComF family protein gives MSTKNEGPFKDAIDFFYPRNCVACACVLTRQEVNICLECKTTLPRTNFHLIKENPISKVFWGRVPIEWATAYFYFAKESRVQKLLHHIKYLGFKDLGYEVGQWLGDDLKLNSSLASDLDFIVPVPLHPKKQHKRGYNQSELLADGIADSLDKKLNINNLVREIHSPTQTKKSRFKRWENVKDIFQLKDANEFNGSHVLLVDDVITTGSTIEACCHTLLQCHQIKISIASIAYVAY, from the coding sequence ATGTCAACGAAAAACGAAGGACCATTTAAAGATGCAATCGATTTCTTTTACCCGAGAAATTGTGTTGCTTGTGCTTGCGTTTTAACCCGACAGGAAGTTAATATTTGTCTGGAATGTAAAACAACGCTTCCTCGGACAAACTTTCATTTAATAAAGGAAAATCCAATTAGTAAAGTTTTTTGGGGACGAGTGCCTATCGAATGGGCAACGGCCTACTTCTATTTTGCAAAAGAAAGCCGGGTCCAAAAACTCTTGCATCATATCAAATACCTTGGTTTTAAAGATTTGGGTTATGAAGTTGGTCAGTGGCTGGGAGATGATTTAAAGCTGAACAGCTCCCTTGCTTCCGATCTGGATTTTATCGTCCCTGTACCATTACATCCAAAAAAACAACATAAAAGAGGCTATAACCAAAGCGAGCTTTTGGCTGACGGAATTGCCGATAGTTTGGATAAAAAGTTGAATATCAATAATCTCGTCAGAGAAATACACTCTCCTACTCAAACAAAAAAAAGCAGGTTTAAACGATGGGAAAATGTAAAAGATATTTTTCAATTAAAAGATGCAAATGAATTTAATGGCTCGCATGTTTTATTAGTTGATGATGTTATTACCACAGGCTCAACAATAGAAGCCTGCTGTCATACGTTATTGCAATGTCATCAAATTAAAATAAGTATTGCATCAATTGCTTATGTTGCATATTAA